A window of Candidatus Methylacidiphilales bacterium genomic DNA:
AATTTTAGATAATCCACAGAAAGTTTATGATTTTTTGAGCGATGAAATGCGCATGCTCGGTCGAGAAGAAGTTAAGGTCATTTTACTGAATACACGCCTTGCTTTCATGGGGATGGAACGAATCAACAATGGGACAGAGAACTCTTCGATAGTCGACTTGCGACATTTGCTCCGGGTAGTGCTTCTTCACGGCTACAAGAATTTCATGCTTGTGCACAATCATCCTTCAGGAGATCCACAGCCTTCATCTGCAGATATCAAGATTACAGGAGAACTTAAACGTTGTGCGGAAATTCTAAACCTAGCTTTTTTAGATCACATCATTATTGGCTCTACACACTCCCCAAGTGGGCTACCGTATTATAGTTTTCGAGAGGCGGGGAGATTATGACGCATATTGATTCGCAAGCCATCGTTTCTGAAAAGGCGATCCTAGGTCAAGATGTAAGGATCGAAGCAGGAGCTGTCGTAGAGGCAGGCGCTATCATCGGCGATCGATGCATTATCCGAAGCCATGCAGTGGTGACAGGTTCAGTGCAGATGGGCGAGGGTAATTTAATCGGATATGGGGCAATTATTGGAGCTGATCCACAGGATGTAAATTACCGTGGTGAAAATGCCTTGGTGAAAATTGGAGACAATAACGTCATCCGAGAGTATGTTACCATCCATCGAGGATCGAGAGATGGTGGGATAACGCAGATTGGTAGCCGCTGTTTTTTTATGGTTGGCGCGCACGTCGCACATGATTGTCATGTGGAAGATGAAGTAGTGCTCGTAAATCATGTATTACTTGCAGGCCACGTAAAAGTGGGGCGACGTGCCTTTTTAGGCGGTGCAGCAGTTGTGCATCAGCATGTTAGAATTGGACGTCTGGCTATCTTGCGCGGGAATATTGCTGTCGGCAAAGATGTGCCCCCGTTTGCTATGGCGGTCGGAACGAACGCAGTTTCGGGGCTGAATCGCGTAGGGCTGCGACGAGCGGGAATTTCGGAGCAAGTGCGACGAGAGTTGGAGAAGATATTTTTTATTTTATATCGTGAGGGATTAAACCGCGCGCAGGCGATAGAAAAAATCAAGGGGCTGGATTGGAAAAGCAGCGAGGCATTTGAATTTATCGAGTTTGTTGAGAAGACGCGGAGAGGAATTTGTCGTTTCTACAAAGGCGAGGATTTTATTGCTGAGTGAATTCAAGGAAGGATTGTTATTGTTGTGCCTGGAGTGATATTTTTGAATTCCGAGGCAGCGCTTCCTTGATGAACGGTAAGCTCAAGTAAGTTTTGATTGTTGAATACGAGAGCAAACCGTCCGACTGGAACGTCTCGGTAATCTTTGACCAGAGGAGCTGAGATAGATTTTTTACCTATATCCACACGAAGCATGGAGTCCTG
This region includes:
- the radC gene encoding DNA repair protein RadC; this translates as MSENLKIAEMAVEERPRERLASRGPSALSISELLAILLRTGVKGKSAVNVGAQLLRQYGSLEQLSRAPWQELAAIRGVGKTKAITLKAAFELAVRLRQDRSEPIILDNPQKVYDFLSDEMRMLGREEVKVILLNTRLAFMGMERINNGTENSSIVDLRHLLRVVLLHGYKNFMLVHNHPSGDPQPSSADIKITGELKRCAEILNLAFLDHIIIGSTHSPSGLPYYSFREAGRL
- the lpxA gene encoding acyl-ACP--UDP-N-acetylglucosamine O-acyltransferase, with the protein product MTHIDSQAIVSEKAILGQDVRIEAGAVVEAGAIIGDRCIIRSHAVVTGSVQMGEGNLIGYGAIIGADPQDVNYRGENALVKIGDNNVIREYVTIHRGSRDGGITQIGSRCFFMVGAHVAHDCHVEDEVVLVNHVLLAGHVKVGRRAFLGGAAVVHQHVRIGRLAILRGNIAVGKDVPPFAMAVGTNAVSGLNRVGLRRAGISEQVRRELEKIFFILYREGLNRAQAIEKIKGLDWKSSEAFEFIEFVEKTRRGICRFYKGEDFIAE